A part of Candidatus Stoquefichus sp. SB1 genomic DNA contains:
- a CDS encoding GNAT family N-acetyltransferase, with protein sequence MEKITIKDFDEVYALFEKAFPLAELRPYESMKELFENNEFVIYSYQRENQIVGALIVWELSDFVYLENFAVDESLRGQGIGSYFLEEAQKLYSNKLIVLEVEEPMNSITKRRVAFYERNHYILNPYHFIQPALRENVSKVELMLMSYPTAIDVYTFDQIKKQIFRVVYHQGI encoded by the coding sequence ATGGAAAAAATAACAATCAAAGATTTTGATGAAGTTTATGCATTATTTGAAAAAGCATTTCCTTTGGCTGAATTAAGACCATATGAATCTATGAAAGAATTGTTTGAAAATAACGAATTTGTCATTTATTCATATCAACGTGAGAATCAAATTGTAGGTGCATTGATTGTTTGGGAATTAAGTGATTTTGTTTATTTAGAAAATTTTGCAGTTGATGAATCATTAAGAGGTCAAGGAATTGGAAGTTATTTCTTAGAAGAAGCTCAAAAACTTTATTCAAACAAATTAATTGTTTTAGAAGTTGAAGAGCCAATGAATTCAATTACCAAAAGACGCGTTGCTTTTTATGAAAGAAATCATTATATATTAAATCCATATCATTTTATACAACCTGCACTAAGAGAAAATGTATCAAAAGTAGAATTAATGTTGATGAGTTATCCAACAGCGATAGATGTTTATACTTTTGATCAAATTAAAAAACAAATCTTTAGAGTTGTTTATCATCAAGGAATATAA
- a CDS encoding TM2 domain-containing protein — MYCSNCGRKLNENDQFCGHCGEKVMQSGQICPNCGAFVEYPNQICSHCGYQLPINIKKPIIQKSRMIAGILGIFLGGLGVHNFYLGYSSKGFIQVCLFLGGFLTFGLTSLVASLWGFVEGILLLSGTIYRDGDDQLLK, encoded by the coding sequence ATGTATTGTTCAAATTGTGGAAGAAAATTAAATGAGAATGATCAGTTTTGTGGACATTGTGGAGAAAAGGTAATGCAATCTGGACAAATTTGTCCGAATTGTGGCGCTTTTGTTGAATATCCAAATCAAATATGTTCACATTGTGGTTATCAATTACCTATTAACATAAAGAAACCAATTATTCAAAAATCAAGAATGATAGCAGGAATTTTGGGGATTTTTCTAGGTGGGTTAGGAGTTCATAATTTCTATCTTGGCTATTCTTCAAAAGGATTTATTCAGGTATGTTTATTTTTAGGTGGATTTTTAACATTTGGATTGACAAGTTTAGTTGCTTCTTTATGGGGATTTGTAGAAGGTATTTTACTGCTCAGTGGAACAATTTATAGAGATGGGGATGATCAATTGTTGAAATAG
- a CDS encoding aspartate kinase, giving the protein MSKVVKFGGSSLADAKQFQKVYDIIKADEQRRFVVPSAPGKRFKDDTKVTDLLYKAYNAQTTVEFTATFEEIKERYQDIIDGLKLDISLEDDFKQIQKDFENHIGEDYAASRGEFLNGKLLANYLGFQFIDAKDVIFIDEHGNYDIEKTDPILSATLANVDNAVIPGFYGSLNDGSGTIKAFSRGGSDVTGSIVAKNGKVDLYENWTDVSGFLIADPRIVKDPDVIETITYKELRELSYMGASVLHENSVFPVRSEGIPINIKNTNHPEDPGTLIVESTCHKPAHVITGIAGTKGFATVMIEKDMMNSEIGFGRKVLEVFEEHDLSFEHMPSGIDTMTIIVNTNEFIDKEQDVLAGIHRAVQPDSIELESDLALIAVVGRGMKASRGTAARVFNALAKENINIKMIDQGSSELNIIIGVRNCYFEPAIKAIYNEFID; this is encoded by the coding sequence ATGAGTAAAGTTGTTAAATTTGGTGGTTCATCTTTAGCAGATGCCAAACAGTTTCAAAAAGTATATGATATTATTAAAGCCGATGAACAAAGACGTTTTGTGGTTCCAAGTGCACCAGGAAAACGTTTTAAAGATGATACGAAGGTGACTGATTTATTATATAAGGCATATAATGCCCAAACAACGGTAGAGTTTACAGCAACATTTGAAGAAATTAAAGAAAGATATCAAGATATTATTGATGGATTGAAATTAGATATTTCATTAGAAGATGATTTTAAACAAATACAAAAAGATTTTGAAAATCATATTGGTGAAGATTATGCTGCAAGTCGTGGGGAATTTTTAAATGGAAAATTATTAGCCAATTATCTTGGGTTTCAATTTATTGATGCTAAAGATGTGATTTTTATCGATGAACATGGAAACTATGATATTGAAAAAACAGATCCTATTTTATCTGCCACTTTAGCAAATGTAGATAATGCTGTTATACCTGGGTTTTATGGTTCGTTAAATGATGGTTCTGGAACAATTAAGGCTTTTTCACGAGGTGGATCTGATGTAACTGGCTCAATTGTTGCTAAAAATGGTAAAGTTGATTTATATGAAAACTGGACAGATGTTTCAGGTTTCCTAATTGCTGATCCGCGTATTGTGAAAGATCCGGATGTTATTGAAACCATTACATATAAAGAATTAAGAGAGTTATCTTATATGGGAGCTTCTGTACTACATGAAAATTCTGTCTTTCCAGTACGTAGTGAAGGAATTCCGATTAATATAAAAAATACGAATCATCCTGAAGATCCAGGGACATTAATTGTTGAAAGTACTTGTCATAAGCCCGCACATGTTATTACTGGTATTGCTGGAACAAAAGGTTTTGCAACAGTTATGATTGAAAAAGATATGATGAACTCTGAAATAGGGTTTGGGCGTAAAGTACTAGAAGTTTTTGAAGAACATGATCTGTCTTTTGAACATATGCCTTCTGGTATTGATACAATGACAATTATTGTGAATACTAATGAATTTATTGATAAAGAGCAAGATGTTTTGGCTGGAATTCATCGTGCTGTGCAACCAGACTCAATTGAACTTGAATCTGATTTAGCATTGATTGCAGTTGTTGGTCGTGGGATGAAAGCAAGTCGAGGAACAGCTGCAAGAGTCTTCAATGCACTTGCTAAAGAAAATATTAATATCAAGATGATAGACCAGGGCTCAAGTGAGTTAAATATTATCATAGGTGTAAGAAATTGTTATTTTGAACCAGCTATTAAAGCTATTTATAATGAATTTATTGATTAA
- a CDS encoding desulfoferrodoxin family protein, whose product MKLYKCMHCGNVVEKVLDKGVPVVCCGEPMVELVANTTDAATEKHVPVLSIEGDVLTAKVGEVAHPMTEEHFITAIFAVLGNKVMRVDLTAADEPVATFAIGGYKGTIEVYEYCNLHGLWKAEIEA is encoded by the coding sequence ATGAAATTATACAAATGTATGCATTGTGGAAATGTAGTAGAAAAAGTATTAGATAAAGGAGTACCTGTTGTTTGTTGTGGTGAACCAATGGTAGAATTAGTTGCCAATACAACTGATGCAGCAACTGAAAAACATGTTCCTGTATTATCAATTGAAGGAGATGTATTAACAGCTAAAGTTGGAGAAGTGGCTCATCCAATGACTGAGGAACACTTCATTACTGCTATCTTTGCAGTTTTAGGAAATAAAGTAATGCGAGTTGATTTAACTGCTGCTGATGAACCAGTTGCAACTTTTGCAATAGGTGGTTACAAAGGAACTATTGAAGTTTATGAATATTGTAACTTACACGGATTATGGAAAGCAGAGATTGAGGCTTAA
- a CDS encoding rhodanese-like domain-containing protein, producing MKSLKTLLTGLFLVGCTTNSGSYETISAKKAKEMMDTQEVTILDVREESEYQQGHIKDSLLIPLSTIKEGNTHLPSKQQTILVYCRSGNRSAKAAKKLVNLGYEHIYDFGGILDWPYDIEK from the coding sequence ATGAAAAGTTTAAAGACATTATTAACAGGTTTGTTTTTAGTTGGTTGTACAACCAATTCAGGAAGCTATGAGACAATATCGGCAAAAAAAGCTAAAGAAATGATGGACACACAAGAAGTGACTATTTTAGATGTTAGAGAAGAAAGTGAGTATCAGCAAGGCCATATTAAAGACTCTCTTCTTATTCCTTTATCTACAATCAAAGAAGGAAATACTCATCTTCCTAGTAAACAGCAAACAATATTAGTTTATTGTCGTAGTGGGAATAGAAGTGCAAAAGCTGCTAAAAAATTAGTGAATTTGGGTTATGAACATATATATGATTTTGGTGGAATCCTTGATTGGCCATATGATATAGAAAAGTAA
- a CDS encoding desulfoferrodoxin family protein: MHFYKNEKDNFFVQLDDEAQDSQELMRVLIEKHEGDETKHQPIITQEGKVIKVKIGNIMHPMTEEHHISMIFLKTKQGGQYKLLSYTETPIVSFELTEDDEPLEVYGYCNLHGLWKEII; this comes from the coding sequence ATGCATTTTTATAAAAATGAAAAGGATAATTTCTTTGTTCAATTAGATGATGAAGCCCAAGATAGTCAAGAATTAATGCGAGTATTAATTGAAAAACATGAGGGTGATGAAACAAAACATCAACCTATTATTACCCAAGAGGGCAAAGTGATTAAAGTGAAAATAGGGAATATTATGCACCCTATGACAGAAGAACATCATATTTCTATGATTTTCTTAAAAACAAAACAAGGTGGTCAATATAAATTATTATCATATACAGAGACGCCTATTGTTTCCTTTGAATTAACTGAAGATGATGAACCATTAGAAGTTTATGGTTATTGTAACTTACATGGGTTATGGAAAGAGATTATTTAG
- a CDS encoding xanthine phosphoribosyltransferase, giving the protein MKALEEKILKEGIVKEGNVLKVDNFLNHQIDVAFLDKMGAEFKRLFSEKKITKILTIEASGIGVAVMTSKHFNDVPVVFAKKAKTSNIADELYHTRIDSYTHQKTNDVVVSKQYLNQDDHVLIVDDFLANGCAIIGLIDLVQQAGATVEGIGIVIEKGYQEGGSKIRKLGYHLESLAIIESMNDQTCEITFRK; this is encoded by the coding sequence ATGAAAGCGTTAGAAGAAAAAATATTAAAAGAAGGAATTGTCAAGGAAGGAAATGTCTTAAAAGTTGATAATTTCTTAAATCATCAAATTGATGTTGCATTCTTAGATAAAATGGGTGCAGAGTTTAAAAGATTATTTAGCGAAAAGAAAATTACTAAGATTTTAACAATTGAAGCGAGTGGCATAGGTGTTGCAGTCATGACATCAAAACATTTTAATGATGTTCCAGTTGTTTTTGCAAAAAAAGCCAAAACATCTAATATAGCAGATGAACTTTATCATACTCGTATAGATTCTTATACACATCAAAAGACAAATGATGTTGTTGTATCTAAACAATATTTAAATCAAGATGATCATGTTTTAATCGTTGATGATTTTTTAGCCAATGGATGTGCCATTATTGGATTGATTGATTTAGTGCAACAAGCTGGTGCAACGGTTGAAGGAATTGGAATTGTGATTGAAAAAGGTTATCAGGAAGGTGGATCAAAGATTAGAAAACTTGGCTATCATCTTGAATCATTAGCAATTATTGAAAGTATGAATGATCAAACTTGTGAAATCACATTTAGAAAGTAA
- a CDS encoding O-acetyl-ADP-ribose deacetylase — MINIKIIKGDITQIRCDAIVNAANNSLLGGGGVDGAIHRAAGSELLKECRLLGGCATGDAKITKGYQLPAKYIIHTVGPVYYDGQHDEAKLLKSCYERCLALADEYQCQHIAFPSISTGAYRYPISKAAQIAIQTIQNYKKQNTYIKCVEIVCFDDYTYQVYEELIKGKGDLGCQ, encoded by the coding sequence ATGATAAATATTAAAATCATAAAAGGAGACATTACTCAAATCAGATGTGATGCTATTGTGAATGCAGCCAATAATAGTTTGTTAGGAGGTGGCGGTGTTGATGGTGCTATTCATAGAGCGGCAGGATCAGAACTTTTAAAAGAATGTCGATTGCTAGGAGGATGTGCAACTGGCGATGCAAAGATAACCAAAGGCTATCAATTACCAGCAAAGTATATTATTCATACTGTTGGGCCGGTTTATTATGATGGACAGCATGATGAAGCAAAATTACTAAAATCTTGTTATGAGAGATGTTTAGCATTAGCTGATGAATATCAATGTCAACATATTGCTTTTCCATCTATAAGTACAGGAGCATATCGTTACCCAATATCCAAAGCAGCACAGATTGCAATTCAAACAATTCAAAATTATAAAAAACAAAATACATATATTAAATGTGTAGAAATTGTTTGTTTCGATGACTATACATATCAGGTTTATGAAGAGCTTATCAAAGGAAAAGGTGACTTAGGATGTCAGTAG